The Orcinus orca chromosome 16, mOrcOrc1.1, whole genome shotgun sequence genome includes a window with the following:
- the SPATA25 gene encoding spermatogenesis-associated protein 25 translates to MSYFMSPQTHPGLPPSGQGGAASLGSSLGLCSPVEPVVVASGGQGPLSQKAEQATPVPEVPEARGCPGGARWEPLQRKEYSRNCHKFPHARQPERLGWEDGCSRSRAPYLGSPSRPGPLLLCGLPSETGGKEAGPQPDICILTLAMMIAGIPTVPVPGLREEDLIRAAQAFMMAHLEPAGAVEGARWP, encoded by the exons ATGTCCTATTTCATGTCTCCACAAACTCATCCAGGTCTTCCGCCTTCCGGCCAAG GTGGGGCTGCTTCTCTGGGCTCATCCCTTGGCCTCTGTAGTCCTGTAGAGCCAGTGGTGGTGGCCTCTGGTGGACAAGGCCCACTGAGCCAGAAAGCTGAGCAGGCGACACCAGTGCCTGAAGTGCCAGAAgccaggggctgccctggggggGCTCGCTGGGAGCCACTGCAGCGGAAGGAGTACAGCCGGAACTGCCACAAATTCCCCCACGCGAGGCAGCCGGAGCGCCTGGGCTGGGAGGATGGCTGCTCCAGAAGCAGAGCTCCCTACCTGGGCAGCCCCAGCAGGCCTGGGCCCCTGCTGCTGTGTGGGCTGCCctctgagacaggagggaaggaggctgggccCCAGCCCGACATCTGCATCCTTACCTTGGCCATGATGATCGCTGGCATCCCCACCGTGCCTGTCCCAGGCCTACGGGAAGAGGACCTGATCCGGGCAGCTCAAGCTTTCATGATGGCCCATCTGGAGCCAGCGGGGGCTGTGGAGGGGGCACGGTGGCCCTAG
- the ZSWIM3 gene encoding zinc finger SWIM domain-containing protein 3 isoform X1: protein MELGSCFKTYEDFKECFSAYKKENRCSFILRDCVSVRFHNLNHGTSIREDILYVQVKFVCIRTQSNRKRTAAAAMCPAYLLLRYNEKLDRLFISELNTQHIHVDSKTAGPRGDATGKSQKKLQSAQPTINKDLGTAEKSLFEPSFCLDKVQTPSKPEQEGITPSDLAKIAKVMKNFLKVDVGSMASFSVGSSQDLDRLSFQSSKMSDLFIRFPENLLLHRVENAQGHILYAFLVESKEREGRVVHFAVLKSETATSVAKMLSIFTEFNSDWPKVKVVFVDPSFPHRAILQEIFPAARILLSIYHTTRLLEKKLHRSSADPSFKRLMKEALREAVFVTSEASLQNLCQMSQVLLNEQLFSFLQAHWFSCELLWYMHVRKGLHACNTYMDSLDVVTSKVSSLFREQQSLLDCILRFVDYIDFFNTKGLKNFPTAPPRLKRARSASKAPKSKKASGICGGSFIRLPMQEAQPELQQVRAPQQQPQGQPSQGGMLDSLLQSGSDLAYKLCHNEWAVVQNSTHLVDVAGCSVDVQLLEDSHQASKDGCSCSCSFQQRYHLPCRHILALLHTSQRPVGEAMVCRRWQKRYQHLLGPSGELRDPVLIPNAGQPGEKGRNDMIQDLSRELANLLMQSEGPELEERCSTLRKIVDIWAASCQPPEPSQQLGDFKDVGRLPFLWGKQEEGEGLAPPGATIHD, encoded by the coding sequence ATATGTGCAGGTGAAATTTGTCTGTATTCGGACCCAGTCAAACAGGAAGAGAACAGCAGCGGCAGCTATGTGCCCAGCATACTTGCTCCTGCGGTACAATGAGAAACTGGATAGGCTGTTTATCAGTGAACTCAACACACAGCATATACACGTTGACTCCAAAACCGCGGGTCCTAGAGGAGACGCCACTGGCAAATCTCAGAAGAAACTCCAGTCTGCACAGCCCACGATCAACAAAGACCTTGGCACAGCTGAGAAGTCCCTGTTTGAGCCATCATTTTGCTTAGATAAGGTCCAAACACCCTCAAAGCCAGAGCAGGAGGGCATCACTCCTTCTGACCTGGCCAAGATAGCCAAAGTGATGAAGAACTTTCTTAAGGTGGATGTGGGTTCCATGGCCTCCTTCAGTGTGGGCAGCAGCCAAGACCTGGACAGGCTCAGCTTCCAGAGCAGCAAGATGAGCGACCTCTTCATCCGCTTCCCTGAGAATCTCTTGCTGCACCGGGTGGAGAATGCCCAGGGCCACATCCTCTACGCTTTCTTGGTGGAGAGCAAGGAACGAGAGGGGCGAGTGGTACACTTTGCGGTGCTCAAGTCCGAGACAGCCACCTCCGTGGCCAAGATGCTGAGTATCTTTACAGAGTTCAACTCAGATTGGCCCAAGGTCAAGGTGGTCTTCGTGGACCCGTCCTTCCCTCATCGAGCCATCCTGCAGGAGATCTTCCCTGCTGCCCGCATCCTCCTCTCCATCTATCACACGACCCGACTCTTGGAGAAGAAGTTGCATCGTAGTTCAGCAGATCCATCCTTTAAAAGGCTCATGAAAGAAGCCCTGCGGGAGGCCGTGTTTGTCACTTCTGAGGCCAGCCTGCAAAATCTCTGCCAGATGTCCCAAGTCTTGCTCAACGAGCAGCTCTTCAGCTTCCTTCAGGCCCACTGGTTCTCGTGTGAACTGCTGTGGTACATGCACGTCAGGAAGGGCCTGCACGCCTGTAACACCTACATGGACAGCCTGGACGTCGTCACCAGCAAGGTGTCGAGCCTCTTCCGGGAACAGCAGTCCCTGCTGGACTGCATCCTCCGCTTTGTGGATTACATAGACTTCTTTAACACCAAAGGCTTGAAGAACTTTCCCACTGCTCCCCCCAGGTTAAAGAGAGCCCGGTCAGCAAGCAAGGCACCAAAGTCCAAGAAGGCTTCTGGAATCTGTGGAGGGAGCTTCATCAGGCTGCCCATGCAAGAGGCACAGCCAGAGCTGCAGCAGGTGCGGGCGCcgcagcagcagccccagggaCAGCCCTCCCAGGGCGGCATGCTAGACTCCTTACTCCAGAGTGGCTCCGATCTGGCCTACAAGCTATGCCACAATGAGTGGGCGGTGGTACAGAACTCCACGCACCTGGTGGACGTGGCTGGCTGCTCCGTGGACGTGCAGCTGCTAGAGGACTCCCACCAGGCGAGCAAGGACGGCTGCAGCTGCAGCTGCTCCTTTCAACAGCGGTACCACCTGCCATGCCGGCACATTTTGGCGCTGCTGCACACCAGCCAGAGGCCCGTGGGCGAAGCCATGGTGTGCCGCCGGTGGCAGAAGAGGTACCAGCACCTCCTCGGGCCCAGCGGGGAGCTCCGGGACCCTGTCCTGATACCGAATGCAGGCCAGCCAGGGGAGAAAGGACGGAACGACATGATTCAGGACCTAAGCAGGGAGCTCGCGAACCTGCTGATGCAGAGCGAGGGACCAGAGCTGGAGGAGCGCTGTTCCACCTTGCGCAAGATTGTGGACATCTGGGCGGCCTCCTGCCAGCCTCCTGAGCCCAGTCAGCAGCTGGGGGACTTCAAGGATGTGGGCCGCCTCCCTTTCCTCTGGGGAaagcaggaggaaggggagggactcGCTCCTCCTGGAGCCACAATTCACGATTGA
- the ZSWIM1 gene encoding zinc finger SWIM domain-containing protein 1, which produces MALTMLNELLIEDPSPPLLLCQLSKTAQLDALNYQSCFMQGVFAHFPEILFIHRTYNPRGKVLYTFLVDGPRVQLEGHLARAVYFAIPAKEDAEGLAQMLQVFKKFNPAWERVCTILVDPHFLLLPTLAMEFPTAEVLLSAFHICKFFQGKFYQLSLEQPVERVLLTSLQSTMCSATAGNLRKLYTLLSTCIPPAQLPELHSHWLLNDRIWLAHRWRSRAESSHYFQGLEVTAHVLSQFFGTTPSVEKGMTALLQYLQQNSGDKASFSLGLSPPNNHPPSDGSPESPKVEQLVEARIQYSLNAICTGPAAQLCLGELAVVQKSMHLIGSGSEKVNIQILEDTHRVQPQTPASCSCYFNQAFRLPCRHILTMLSARRQVLQPDMLPAEWTAGCAASLGDIVGSKWSETLDKHLAVALLTEEVGQLLQHCSQEEFERRYSTLRELADSWIGPYEQVQL; this is translated from the coding sequence ATGGCCCTGACAATGCTGAATGAGCTCCTGATTGAGGACCCAAGCCCACCTCTGCTGCTCTGTCAGCTTAGCAAGACTGCCCAGTTAGATGCCCTCAACTATCAAAGCTGCTTTATGCAGGgagtctttgcccattttcctgaAATCTTATTTATCCACCGGACCTATAACCCAAGGGGCAAGGTGTTATATACCTTCCTGGTGGATGGACCTCGGGTGCAGCTGGAGGGTCATCTTGCCCGGGCAGTCTACTTCGCCATTCCTGCCAAGGAGGATGCTGAAGGCTTGGCCCAGATGCTCCAGGTATTCAAGAAGTTTAACCCAGCATGGGAGAGAGTCTGTACCATCCTGGTGGATCCCCACTTCCTCCTGCTGCCCACCCTCGCTATGGAGTTCCCCACAGCTGAGGTCCTGCTCTCAGCCTTCCACATCTGTAAGTTCTTCCAGGGCAAGTTCTATCAACTGTCCCTCGAACAGCCCGTGGAGAGGGTCCTCCTGACCTCCCTGCAGAGCACGATGTGCTCGGCCACAGCTGGAAACCTGAGGAAATTGTATACACTCCTGAGCACCTGCATCCCGCCGGCCCAGCTGCCGGAGCTCCACTCGCACTGGCTGCTCAATGACCGCATCTGGTTGGCCCACCGCTGGAGAAGCCGAGCGGAGAGCAGCCACTACTTCCAGGGCCTGGAGGTCACCGCCCACGTCCTCAGCCAGTTCTTCGGCACCACCCCATCTGTGGAAAAAGGCATGACTGCCCTGTTGCAATACCTGCAGCAGAACTCAGGAGACAAGGCGAGTTTCAGCCTGGGCCTGAGTCCCCCGAACAATCATCCCCCTTCGGATGGCAGCCCCGAAAGCCCCAAAGTGGAACAGTTGGTAGAAGCCCGCATCCAATACTCCCTTAATGCCATCTGCACGGGGCCGGCCGCCCAGCTCTGCCTGGGCGAGCTTGCCGTGGTCCAGAAATCCATGCACCTCATCGGCTCTGGTTCCGAAAAGGTGAACATACAGATCCTGGAGGACACCCATAGGGTGCAGCCCCAGACCCCGGCCAGCtgcagctgctactttaaccagGCCTTCCGCCTGCCCTGCCGCCACATCCTCACCATGCTCAGTGCCCGCCGCCAGGTGCTCCAGCCAGACATGCTGCCAGCTGAGTGGACGGCAGGCTGTGCTGCCAGCCTCGGTGACATTGTGGGCAGCAAGTGGAGTGAGACCCTGGATAAGCACTTGGCCGTGGCACTCCTCACGGAGGAGGTGGGTCAGCTCCTGCAGCACTGCAGTCAGGAGGAGTTTGAACGGCGGTACAGCACCCTGCGCGAGCTGGCCGACAGCTGGATCGGCCCTTACGAGCAGGTCCAACTCTGA
- the NEURL2 gene encoding neuralized-like protein 2: MAAASDPVELGAPWGPARPEPPPTRFHPVHGANIRVDPSGTRATRVESFAHGVCFSREPLAPGQVFLVEIEEKELGWCGHLRLGLTALDPASLAAVPEFSLPDLVSLGHTWVFAITRHHNRVPREGRPEAEALAPSCPPALLVEPHLCIEQFRIPRDRLVGRSRPGLYSHLLDQLYELNMLPPTARRSRLGVLFCPRPDGTADMHIVINGEDMGPSARGLPAAQPLYAVVDVFASTKSVRLVQVEYGLPSLQTLCRLVIQRSVVHRLAIDGLHLPKGLKDFCKYE; this comes from the exons ATGGCTGCTGCCTCCGACCCCGTGGAATTGGGTGCGCCCTGGGGCCCCGCGCGCCCCGAGCCCCCTCCCACCCGCTTCCACCCGGTACACGGTGCCAACATCCGCGTGGACCCCTCCGGGACGCGGGCCACACGCGTGGAGAGCTTCGCCCACGGCGTGTGCTTCAGTCGCGAGCCGCTGGCCCCCGGCCAGGTGTTCCTGGTGGAGATCGAGGAGAAAGAGCTGGGCTGGTGCGGGCACCTGCGCCTCGGCCTGACTGCGCTGGACCCCGCCAGTCTGGCCGCCGTGCCCGAGTTTTCGCTGCCCGACCTGGTCAGCCTCGGCCACACCTGGGTCTTCGCCATCACGCGCCATCACAACCGCGTGCCCCGGGAGGGCCGCCCGGAGGCGGAGGCGCTGGCCCCCAGCTGCCCCCCAGCCCTCCTGGTGGAACCGCATCTGTGCATTGAGCAGTTTCGCATTCCCCGCGACCGCCTGGTGGGCCGCAGCCGTCCCGGGCTGTACAGCCACCTCTTGGACCAGCTCTATGAGCTGAACATGCTGCCTCCGACTGCACGTCGGAGCCGCCTGGGCGTTCTCTTCTGCCCGCGCCCCGACGGCACGGCTGACATGCATATCGTCATCAACGGCGAGGACATGGGCCCCAGCGCCCGGGGGCTGCCAGCCGCCCAGCCCCTCTACGCGGTGGTGGACGTCTTCGCCTCCACCAAGAGCGTGCGCCTGGTCCAGGTGGAGTATGGCT TGCCGTCCCTGCAGACCCTGTGCCGCCTAGTGATCCAGAGGAGTGTGGTGCACCGGCTGGCCATTGACGGGCTCCACCTGCCCAAAGGACTTAAGGATTTCTGCAAGTATGAGTGA
- the CTSA gene encoding lysosomal protective protein isoform X2, which yields MVRAALSPPFLLLLLLSWAPRSEAAPDQDEIQYLPGLTKQPSFRQYSGYLRGSGSKHLHYWFVESQKDPKSSPVVLWLNGGPGCSSLDGLLTEHGPFLIQPDGATLEYNPYSWNLIANVLYLESPAGVGFSYSDDKSYATNDTEVAQSNFEALKDFFRLFPEYKDNELFLTGESYAGIYIPTLAVLVMQDPSMNLQGLAVGNGLSCYEQNDNSLVYFAYYHGLLGNRLWSSLQTHCCSQNKCNFYDNRDPQCVTNLQEVSHIVGSSGLNVYNLYAPCAGGVPSHLRYEKDTVVVQDLGNIFTRLPPKQMWHQALLRSAGEVRLDPPCTNTTAASTYLNNPLVRKALHIPEQLPRWDVCNFLVNIQYRRLYQTMCSQYLKLLAAQKYRILLYNGDVDMACNFMGDEWFVDSLNQKMEVQRRPWLVDYGDSGEQIAGFVKEFSHIAFLTIKGAGHMVPTDKPQAALTMFSRFLNKQPY from the exons ATGGTCCGAGCCGCGCTGTCGCCGCCattcctcctgctgctgctgctctccTGGGCGCCCCGAAGCGAGGCAGCCCCCGACCAGGACGAGATCCAGTACCTGCCAGGGCTGACCAAGCAGCCGTCTTTCCGCCAGTACTCTGGCTACCTCAGAGGCTCCGGCTCCAAGCACCTCCACTACTG GTTTGTGGAGTCCCAGAAGGATCCCAAGAGCAGCCCTGTGGTGCTGTGGCTCAATGGAGGGCCGGGCTGTAGCTCCCTAGACGGCCTCCTCACCGAGCACGGACCCTTCCTG ATCCAGCCAGATGGTGCCACTCTGGAGTACAACCCCTATTCCTGGAACCTG ATTGCCAATGTGTTATACCTCGAGTCCCCAGCTGGGGTGGGCTTTTCCTACTCCGATGACAAGTCTTATGCAACCAATGACACCGAG GTGGCCCAGAGCAATTTTGAAGCCCTTAAAGATTTCTTCCGCCTCTTCCCGGAATACAAGGACAACGAGCTTTTCCTGACGGGAGAGAGCTATGCCGGCATCTACATCCCCACCCTGGCAGTGTTGGTCATGCAGGACCCCAGCATGAACCTTCAG GGGCTGGCTGTGGGCAATGGACTCTCCTGCTATGAGCAGAATGACAACTCCCTGGTCTATTTCGCCTACTACCATGGCCTTCTGGGAAACAG GCTCTGGTCTTCCCTCCAGACCCACTGCTGCTCTCAAAACAAGTGTAACTTCTACGACAACAGAGACCCACAATGCGTGACCAAT CTTCAGGAAGTGTCCCACATCGTGGGCAGCTCCGGCCTCAACGTCTACAACCTCTACGCTCCATGTGCTGGGGGGGTGCCCAGCCATCTAAG GTACGAGAAGGACACTGTCGTGGTCCAGGATCTGGGCAACATCTTCACTCGCCTGCCACCCAAGCAGATGTGGCATCAG GCACTGCTGCGTTCTGCGGGAGAGGTGCGCCTGGACCCCCCCTGCACCAACACCACAGCCGCCTCCACCTACCTCAACAACCCTCTTGTGCGGAAGGCCCTCCACATCCCCGAGCAGCTGCCCCGCTGGGACGTGTGCAA CTTCCTGGTGAATATCCAGTACCGCCGTCTCTACCAAACCATGTGTTCCCAGTACCTGAAGCTGCTGGCCGCACAG AAATACCGGATCCTGCTGTACAACGGAGATGTGGACATGGCCTGCAATTTCATGGGAGATGAGTGGTTTGTGGATTCCCTCAACCAGAAG ATGGAGGTACAGCGCCGGCCCTGGTTGGTGGACTACGGGGACAGTGGAGAGCAGATCGCTGGCTTCGTGAAGGAGTTCTCCCACATCGCCTTTCTTACCATCAAG GGTGCCGGACACA
- the CTSA gene encoding lysosomal protective protein isoform X1 translates to MTSRRGPPPGEQGREAAEMVRAALSPPFLLLLLLSWAPRSEAAPDQDEIQYLPGLTKQPSFRQYSGYLRGSGSKHLHYWFVESQKDPKSSPVVLWLNGGPGCSSLDGLLTEHGPFLIQPDGATLEYNPYSWNLIANVLYLESPAGVGFSYSDDKSYATNDTEVAQSNFEALKDFFRLFPEYKDNELFLTGESYAGIYIPTLAVLVMQDPSMNLQGLAVGNGLSCYEQNDNSLVYFAYYHGLLGNRLWSSLQTHCCSQNKCNFYDNRDPQCVTNLQEVSHIVGSSGLNVYNLYAPCAGGVPSHLRYEKDTVVVQDLGNIFTRLPPKQMWHQALLRSAGEVRLDPPCTNTTAASTYLNNPLVRKALHIPEQLPRWDVCNFLVNIQYRRLYQTMCSQYLKLLAAQKYRILLYNGDVDMACNFMGDEWFVDSLNQKMEVQRRPWLVDYGDSGEQIAGFVKEFSHIAFLTIKGAGHMVPTDKPQAALTMFSRFLNKQPY, encoded by the exons ATGACTTCCCGTCGCGGGCCACCTCCGGGAGAGCAAGGACGCGAGGCAGCAGAG ATGGTCCGAGCCGCGCTGTCGCCGCCattcctcctgctgctgctgctctccTGGGCGCCCCGAAGCGAGGCAGCCCCCGACCAGGACGAGATCCAGTACCTGCCAGGGCTGACCAAGCAGCCGTCTTTCCGCCAGTACTCTGGCTACCTCAGAGGCTCCGGCTCCAAGCACCTCCACTACTG GTTTGTGGAGTCCCAGAAGGATCCCAAGAGCAGCCCTGTGGTGCTGTGGCTCAATGGAGGGCCGGGCTGTAGCTCCCTAGACGGCCTCCTCACCGAGCACGGACCCTTCCTG ATCCAGCCAGATGGTGCCACTCTGGAGTACAACCCCTATTCCTGGAACCTG ATTGCCAATGTGTTATACCTCGAGTCCCCAGCTGGGGTGGGCTTTTCCTACTCCGATGACAAGTCTTATGCAACCAATGACACCGAG GTGGCCCAGAGCAATTTTGAAGCCCTTAAAGATTTCTTCCGCCTCTTCCCGGAATACAAGGACAACGAGCTTTTCCTGACGGGAGAGAGCTATGCCGGCATCTACATCCCCACCCTGGCAGTGTTGGTCATGCAGGACCCCAGCATGAACCTTCAG GGGCTGGCTGTGGGCAATGGACTCTCCTGCTATGAGCAGAATGACAACTCCCTGGTCTATTTCGCCTACTACCATGGCCTTCTGGGAAACAG GCTCTGGTCTTCCCTCCAGACCCACTGCTGCTCTCAAAACAAGTGTAACTTCTACGACAACAGAGACCCACAATGCGTGACCAAT CTTCAGGAAGTGTCCCACATCGTGGGCAGCTCCGGCCTCAACGTCTACAACCTCTACGCTCCATGTGCTGGGGGGGTGCCCAGCCATCTAAG GTACGAGAAGGACACTGTCGTGGTCCAGGATCTGGGCAACATCTTCACTCGCCTGCCACCCAAGCAGATGTGGCATCAG GCACTGCTGCGTTCTGCGGGAGAGGTGCGCCTGGACCCCCCCTGCACCAACACCACAGCCGCCTCCACCTACCTCAACAACCCTCTTGTGCGGAAGGCCCTCCACATCCCCGAGCAGCTGCCCCGCTGGGACGTGTGCAA CTTCCTGGTGAATATCCAGTACCGCCGTCTCTACCAAACCATGTGTTCCCAGTACCTGAAGCTGCTGGCCGCACAG AAATACCGGATCCTGCTGTACAACGGAGATGTGGACATGGCCTGCAATTTCATGGGAGATGAGTGGTTTGTGGATTCCCTCAACCAGAAG ATGGAGGTACAGCGCCGGCCCTGGTTGGTGGACTACGGGGACAGTGGAGAGCAGATCGCTGGCTTCGTGAAGGAGTTCTCCCACATCGCCTTTCTTACCATCAAG GGTGCCGGACACA
- the ZSWIM3 gene encoding zinc finger SWIM domain-containing protein 3 isoform X2, with the protein MELGSCFKTYEDFKECFSAYKKENRYVQVKFVCIRTQSNRKRTAAAAMCPAYLLLRYNEKLDRLFISELNTQHIHVDSKTAGPRGDATGKSQKKLQSAQPTINKDLGTAEKSLFEPSFCLDKVQTPSKPEQEGITPSDLAKIAKVMKNFLKVDVGSMASFSVGSSQDLDRLSFQSSKMSDLFIRFPENLLLHRVENAQGHILYAFLVESKEREGRVVHFAVLKSETATSVAKMLSIFTEFNSDWPKVKVVFVDPSFPHRAILQEIFPAARILLSIYHTTRLLEKKLHRSSADPSFKRLMKEALREAVFVTSEASLQNLCQMSQVLLNEQLFSFLQAHWFSCELLWYMHVRKGLHACNTYMDSLDVVTSKVSSLFREQQSLLDCILRFVDYIDFFNTKGLKNFPTAPPRLKRARSASKAPKSKKASGICGGSFIRLPMQEAQPELQQVRAPQQQPQGQPSQGGMLDSLLQSGSDLAYKLCHNEWAVVQNSTHLVDVAGCSVDVQLLEDSHQASKDGCSCSCSFQQRYHLPCRHILALLHTSQRPVGEAMVCRRWQKRYQHLLGPSGELRDPVLIPNAGQPGEKGRNDMIQDLSRELANLLMQSEGPELEERCSTLRKIVDIWAASCQPPEPSQQLGDFKDVGRLPFLWGKQEEGEGLAPPGATIHD; encoded by the coding sequence ATATGTGCAGGTGAAATTTGTCTGTATTCGGACCCAGTCAAACAGGAAGAGAACAGCAGCGGCAGCTATGTGCCCAGCATACTTGCTCCTGCGGTACAATGAGAAACTGGATAGGCTGTTTATCAGTGAACTCAACACACAGCATATACACGTTGACTCCAAAACCGCGGGTCCTAGAGGAGACGCCACTGGCAAATCTCAGAAGAAACTCCAGTCTGCACAGCCCACGATCAACAAAGACCTTGGCACAGCTGAGAAGTCCCTGTTTGAGCCATCATTTTGCTTAGATAAGGTCCAAACACCCTCAAAGCCAGAGCAGGAGGGCATCACTCCTTCTGACCTGGCCAAGATAGCCAAAGTGATGAAGAACTTTCTTAAGGTGGATGTGGGTTCCATGGCCTCCTTCAGTGTGGGCAGCAGCCAAGACCTGGACAGGCTCAGCTTCCAGAGCAGCAAGATGAGCGACCTCTTCATCCGCTTCCCTGAGAATCTCTTGCTGCACCGGGTGGAGAATGCCCAGGGCCACATCCTCTACGCTTTCTTGGTGGAGAGCAAGGAACGAGAGGGGCGAGTGGTACACTTTGCGGTGCTCAAGTCCGAGACAGCCACCTCCGTGGCCAAGATGCTGAGTATCTTTACAGAGTTCAACTCAGATTGGCCCAAGGTCAAGGTGGTCTTCGTGGACCCGTCCTTCCCTCATCGAGCCATCCTGCAGGAGATCTTCCCTGCTGCCCGCATCCTCCTCTCCATCTATCACACGACCCGACTCTTGGAGAAGAAGTTGCATCGTAGTTCAGCAGATCCATCCTTTAAAAGGCTCATGAAAGAAGCCCTGCGGGAGGCCGTGTTTGTCACTTCTGAGGCCAGCCTGCAAAATCTCTGCCAGATGTCCCAAGTCTTGCTCAACGAGCAGCTCTTCAGCTTCCTTCAGGCCCACTGGTTCTCGTGTGAACTGCTGTGGTACATGCACGTCAGGAAGGGCCTGCACGCCTGTAACACCTACATGGACAGCCTGGACGTCGTCACCAGCAAGGTGTCGAGCCTCTTCCGGGAACAGCAGTCCCTGCTGGACTGCATCCTCCGCTTTGTGGATTACATAGACTTCTTTAACACCAAAGGCTTGAAGAACTTTCCCACTGCTCCCCCCAGGTTAAAGAGAGCCCGGTCAGCAAGCAAGGCACCAAAGTCCAAGAAGGCTTCTGGAATCTGTGGAGGGAGCTTCATCAGGCTGCCCATGCAAGAGGCACAGCCAGAGCTGCAGCAGGTGCGGGCGCcgcagcagcagccccagggaCAGCCCTCCCAGGGCGGCATGCTAGACTCCTTACTCCAGAGTGGCTCCGATCTGGCCTACAAGCTATGCCACAATGAGTGGGCGGTGGTACAGAACTCCACGCACCTGGTGGACGTGGCTGGCTGCTCCGTGGACGTGCAGCTGCTAGAGGACTCCCACCAGGCGAGCAAGGACGGCTGCAGCTGCAGCTGCTCCTTTCAACAGCGGTACCACCTGCCATGCCGGCACATTTTGGCGCTGCTGCACACCAGCCAGAGGCCCGTGGGCGAAGCCATGGTGTGCCGCCGGTGGCAGAAGAGGTACCAGCACCTCCTCGGGCCCAGCGGGGAGCTCCGGGACCCTGTCCTGATACCGAATGCAGGCCAGCCAGGGGAGAAAGGACGGAACGACATGATTCAGGACCTAAGCAGGGAGCTCGCGAACCTGCTGATGCAGAGCGAGGGACCAGAGCTGGAGGAGCGCTGTTCCACCTTGCGCAAGATTGTGGACATCTGGGCGGCCTCCTGCCAGCCTCCTGAGCCCAGTCAGCAGCTGGGGGACTTCAAGGATGTGGGCCGCCTCCCTTTCCTCTGGGGAaagcaggaggaaggggagggactcGCTCCTCCTGGAGCCACAATTCACGATTGA